From Streptobacillus ratti, one genomic window encodes:
- a CDS encoding thiamine pyrophosphate-dependent dehydrogenase E1 component subunit alpha, translated as MEKLTKEQLLDMFKKMQEARIFDLKVAQLFKKGKVPGMTHFSVGEEAASVGAMAALNADDIITSNHRGHAQVIAKGIDLNAMMAEILGKYTGICKGKGGSMHIADVDSGNLGANGIVGGGHGISVGAALTQQMKKTGKIVVCFFGDGATNEGSFHEALNMASIWKLPVIFYSINNGYGISADIKKMTNIEHIHLRSASYGIPGMFIPDGNNVLDVYEEFKKAVDYVRGGNGPVLIESVTYRWLGHSSSDPGKYRTKEEVETWKKKDPVENLRKYLIENKIATEQELLDIDASVKKAVDDAVVFAENSPLPPIESAFEDIYAD; from the coding sequence ATGGAAAAATTAACAAAAGAACAATTGCTAGATATGTTTAAAAAGATGCAAGAAGCAAGAATTTTTGATCTTAAAGTAGCACAATTATTTAAAAAAGGTAAAGTACCTGGTATGACTCACTTCTCAGTAGGAGAAGAAGCTGCAAGTGTGGGAGCTATGGCAGCATTAAATGCAGACGATATTATTACATCAAATCATAGAGGACATGCTCAAGTTATAGCAAAAGGAATAGACTTAAATGCTATGATGGCAGAAATTTTAGGTAAATACACTGGAATCTGTAAAGGTAAAGGTGGATCAATGCACATTGCAGATGTTGATAGTGGAAATTTAGGAGCTAATGGAATAGTTGGTGGAGGACACGGTATATCTGTAGGAGCTGCATTAACTCAACAAATGAAAAAAACAGGGAAAATAGTTGTATGTTTCTTTGGAGATGGAGCAACTAATGAGGGGAGTTTTCATGAGGCATTAAATATGGCTTCAATTTGGAAATTACCTGTTATATTCTATAGTATAAATAATGGATATGGAATAAGTGCAGACATTAAAAAAATGACTAATATAGAACACATACATTTAAGAAGTGCATCATATGGAATACCAGGAATGTTTATTCCAGATGGGAATAATGTTTTAGATGTATATGAAGAATTTAAAAAAGCAGTTGATTATGTAAGAGGAGGAAATGGACCAGTTTTAATAGAATCTGTTACATATAGATGGCTAGGACATTCTTCTTCAGATCCAGGTAAATATAGAACTAAAGAAGAAGTTGAAACTTGGAAGAAAAAAGATCCAGTTGAAAATTTAAGAAAATATTTAATTGAAAATAAGATAGCAACAGAACAAGAATTATTAGATATAGATGCTTCAGTTAAAAAAGCAGTTGATGATGCAGTAGTATTTGCTGAAAACAGTCCATTACCGCCAATAGAATCAGCTTTTGAAGATATTTATGCA